The Candidatus Scalindua japonica genome contains a region encoding:
- a CDS encoding GNAT family N-acetyltransferase, with amino-acid sequence MSITYKQLKTLEDLTPCEGLQEAVWKFNKSDIIPPRFMRILCKHGGFAMGAFDESKMVGFVFGVPAIHYERPSQHSHLLAVLPEYRNHNIGYKLKLAQREDALSRNIDLITWTFDPLQSRNAHLNINKLGAIACSYDINLYGESSSSKLHSGLGTDRLLAEWWLVSDKVNTIIGGHDHDTVKKRSVNGVKINRTEHDKQGLLIPQDPDLSQTADKLLLEIPDDIEKIKGLNIQTARKWREVVQKSFINYFNARYYINYLQVEQEGNTRRVYYVFERLTTQYRPITLY; translated from the coding sequence ATGTCTATTACGTATAAACAATTAAAAACGCTTGAAGATTTAACCCCTTGTGAAGGCCTGCAGGAAGCAGTATGGAAATTCAACAAAAGTGATATAATACCTCCAAGATTCATGAGGATATTATGCAAACATGGCGGGTTTGCAATGGGAGCTTTTGATGAGAGTAAAATGGTAGGTTTTGTATTTGGTGTTCCAGCAATCCATTATGAAAGACCGTCCCAACATTCACATCTGCTTGCGGTCCTTCCAGAATATCGCAATCATAACATAGGCTACAAATTGAAGTTAGCACAACGAGAAGATGCCCTGAGCCGCAATATAGATCTTATAACATGGACTTTTGATCCACTGCAATCCAGGAACGCCCACCTGAATATTAACAAGCTCGGAGCCATAGCCTGCAGTTACGATATTAATCTGTATGGAGAGAGCTCTTCAAGTAAACTACATAGCGGGTTGGGTACAGACCGCCTTCTTGCTGAATGGTGGCTTGTCAGTGATAAAGTTAATACCATTATTGGCGGACATGATCATGACACGGTAAAGAAGAGAAGTGTAAATGGTGTTAAAATTAATAGAACAGAACATGATAAGCAGGGCCTGCTTATCCCTCAAGATCCGGATTTATCACAGACAGCTGATAAGCTACTGCTGGAAATACCGGATGATATTGAAAAAATTAAGGGCTTAAACATACAAACTGCACGCAAATGGCGAGAAGTCGTCCAGAAATCATTCATTAATTATTTTAATGCCAGGTATTACATTAACTATTTACAAGTAGAACAAGAGGGCAACACTCGACGAGTCTACTATGTTTTTGAACGTCTGACAACGCAATACAGACCTATAACTCTCTACTGA
- a CDS encoding ABC transporter ATP-binding protein, with protein MNLLEVKGLKTYFTTKKGMFSRTTSHVKAVDGVSFDIGRGEVLALVGESGCGKTTIGRTILRLIPATEGSVNFNGTNVLTADRKSLFNLRKKMQIVFQDPFSSLNPRMTVGQLISEGLIIHRIGTSAQRREKSAELLKKVGLSPDYMKRHPHEFSGGQRQRIGIARALSLNPDFIICDEAVSALDVSVQAQVLNLLTDLKRAFNLSYLFIAHNLSVVEHIADRIAVMYLGKIMELTDRDTLFSDPRHPYTRALFSAIPEITPGKRKKRELLKGDIPSPSSPPSGCCFHTRCPIMVERCKIEIPELRIISEGHQVACHEVHI; from the coding sequence ATGAATCTTCTGGAGGTAAAAGGACTAAAAACATACTTCACTACGAAGAAAGGAATGTTTTCCAGAACTACCAGCCATGTCAAGGCCGTTGATGGAGTGAGCTTTGATATTGGCAGGGGAGAGGTGCTGGCACTGGTCGGTGAATCAGGCTGCGGCAAAACTACAATAGGCAGGACTATTTTAAGGTTAATTCCAGCTACTGAGGGCAGTGTCAATTTTAATGGTACGAATGTTCTTACTGCTGACAGGAAATCTCTTTTTAATTTGCGAAAAAAAATGCAGATTGTTTTTCAGGACCCTTTTTCTTCTTTAAACCCACGCATGACAGTTGGACAATTAATTTCAGAAGGCTTAATAATTCATCGTATTGGAACATCTGCCCAGAGACGTGAGAAGAGCGCGGAATTATTAAAAAAAGTTGGGTTATCTCCAGATTATATGAAACGCCATCCCCATGAATTCTCCGGCGGGCAGCGGCAGCGAATAGGAATTGCACGAGCACTCTCTCTTAATCCAGACTTTATTATTTGTGATGAAGCAGTATCGGCGTTAGACGTTTCGGTCCAGGCCCAGGTATTGAATCTACTTACGGATTTAAAGAGGGCGTTTAATCTAAGCTATCTCTTCATTGCACACAACCTTTCAGTAGTTGAACATATTGCGGACCGGATCGCGGTAATGTATCTGGGCAAGATCATGGAGTTGACAGACAGGGACACTCTTTTCTCAGATCCCAGACATCCATATACCAGGGCATTGTTCTCTGCCATTCCAGAAATTACGCCGGGCAAACGTAAGAAGAGGGAATTGCTGAAAGGTGATATTCCATCTCCTTCTTCACCTCCATCCGGCTGTTGCTTTCATACCCGTTGCCCTATAATGGTAGAAAGATGCAAGATAGAAATACCTGAGCTGAGGATAATTTCGGAAGGTCATCAAGTCGCCTGCCATGAGGTCCACATATAA